One segment of Salvelinus fontinalis isolate EN_2023a chromosome 12, ASM2944872v1, whole genome shotgun sequence DNA contains the following:
- the s1pr1 gene encoding sphingosine 1-phosphate receptor 1, whose protein sequence is MGDSMYSDLIARHYNFTGKLRKVEQDSRLKADSVVFIIVCCFIILENVLVLLTIWRTKKFHKPMYYFIGNLALSDLLAGVVYTANILLSGANTYKLTPTQWFFREGSMFVALAASIFSLLAIAIERHLTMLKMKLHNNGNTCRVFMLISTVWLIAAILGGLPIMGWNCIQSMPSCSTVLPLYHKTYILFCTTVFSVILMAIVVLYARIYALVRTRSRKMVFRKVSNGRGGGSASSKSSEKSMALLKTVIIVLSCFIACWAPLFILLLLDVACDIRMCPILYKAEWFLALAVLNSAMNPLIYTLTSNEMRRAFLKTLLCCSVCIRPSGKFSQPIIGAEFSRSKSDNSSHPNKDEPEYLPRETIVSSGNITSSS, encoded by the coding sequence ATGGGTGACTCCATGTATTCTGACTTGATAGCCAGACACTACAACTTCACAGGGAAGCTCCGGAAAGTGGAGCAGGACTCCAGGCTCAAAGCGGACTCTGTGGTTTTCATCATTGTATGTTGCTTCATTATTCTTGAGAATGTCTTGGTCCTGCTTACTATTTGGAGGACCAAGAAGTTCCACAAGCCCATGTACTACTTTATTGGGAACTTAGCTTTATCAGACTTGCTGGCTGGGGTGGTGTACACTGCCAACATCCTGCTGTCAGGTGCCAACACATACAAACTGACACCCACACAGTGGTTCTTCCGGGAGGGTAGTATGTTTGTGGCCCTGGCAGCCTCAATCTTCAGCCTGTTGGCCATCGCCATCGAGCGCCACCTCACCATGCTGAAGATGAAGTTGCACAACAATGGCAACACGTGCCGTGTCTTCATGCTCATCAGCACCGTGTGGCTGATTGCAGCCATCTTGGGCGGCCTGCCCATCATGGGCTGGAACTGCATCCAGAGCATGCCCAGCTGCTCCACCGTACTGCCGCTCTACCACAAGACCTACATCCTGTTCTGCACCACCGTCTTCAGCGTCATCCTCATGGCCATCGTGGTGCTGTACGCGCGCATCTACGCCCTGGTGCGCACCCGCAGCCGCAAGATGGTGTTCCGCAAGGTCTCCAATGGCCGCGGCGGGGGTAGCGCTAGCAGCAAGAGCTCTGAGAAGTCAATGGCCCTGCTGAAGACCGTGATCATCGTGCTGAGCTGTTTCATCGCCTGCTGGGCCCCACTTTTCATCCTTCTGTTGCTGGACGTGGCCTGCGACATCCGCATGTGCCCCATCCTGTACAAGGCCGAGTGGTTCCTGGCCTTGGCCGTGCTCAACTCGGCCATGAATCCCCTCATCTACACACTCACCAGCAACGAGATGCGTCGCGCCTTCCTCAAAACGCTCCTGTGCTGCAGCGTCTGCATCCGGCCCTCCGGCAAGTTCTCCCAGCCCATTATTGGTGCAGAGTTCAGCCGGAGCAAGTCGGACAACTCGTCCCACCCCAATAAGGATGAGCCGGAATACTTGCCAAGGGAGACCATCGTATCCTCTGGGAATATCACCTCCTCTTCTTAA
- the LOC129867561 gene encoding zinc finger and BTB domain-containing protein 37-like produces MERGGTMERAGSIQLDVPEFSNSVLSQLNQLRMQGRLCDIVVNVQGQSFRAHKVVLAASSPYFRDHMSLGQMSTVSLSVIRNPSVFDQLLSYCYTGRLCLQLADIISYLTAASFLQMQHIIDRCTQILEGIHLKISLAEEELGAGGGHRGAGSLEEGGGGGVGTSGCSVSPRHSSPRVLGPQGSRTRGAMDIREVGSPAGESMSPQMVENSGLGPEGLPGGVEVGSRLGKEPILRINRAGQWYVEAESERGSGGEEGESMRVVDGLRIKTERMEEWTGADTQEEGSGAEEGAAMMIDTSGCSSLVQEGIVTGAKSSQPSSSFSETERFSPTGSVVVMAERPRAKCESPSRVDDQCHPNSQGEEQAVLGGYEEYLREQVADRWCHYNPRLTCIYCCKSFNQKGSLDRHMRLHMGITPFVCRICGKKYTRKDQLEYHIRKHTGNKPFHCHVCGKSFPFQAILNQHFRKNHPGCGPQEVAHSASPETTTVSSRGEQNEEGSPSQEEPDGGGGGASFREGVQASVSTTGPD; encoded by the exons ATGGAGCGAGGAGGCACCATGGAGCGAGCAGGTAGCATCCAGCTGGACGTCCCTGAATTTAGCAACTCTGTGCTGTCCCAACTGAACCAGCTGCGTATGCAGGGGCGGCTGTGCGACATAGTGGTGAACGTGCAGGGCCAGAGCTTCCGTGCTCACAAGGTTGTGTTGGCTGCCAGCTCCCCTTACTTCCGAGACCACATGTCACTGGGCCAGATGAGCACTGTGTCCCTGTCAGTCATCCGCAACCCCTCGGTGTTTGATCAGCTCCTCTCATACTGCTACACCGGGAGGCTATGCCTGCAGCTGGCAGACATCATCAGCTACCTGACGGCCGCCAGCTTCCTGCAGATGCAGCACATCATTGACCGCTGCACGCAGATCCTGGAGGGCATCCATCTAAAGATCAGCCTGGCGGAGGAGGAGCTAGGGGCCGGAGGGGGGCACAGGGGGGCTGGGAGcttggaggaaggaggaggaggtggggtagGAACATCAGGGTGCTCCGTAAGCCCGCGCCACAGCAGCCCCAGGGTTCTGGGCCCTCAAGGAAGCAGAACCCGAGGTGCCATGGATATCCGAGAGGTGGGAAGCCCAGCGGGGGAGTCCATGAGCCCCCAGATGGTGGAGAACAGTGGGCTGGGCCCGGAGGGTCTGCCTGGGGGGGTGGAAGTGGGCAGCAGGCTGGGGAAGGAGCCCATACTGCGCATCAATCGGGCCGGCCAGTGGTACGTGGAGGCAGAGTCGGAGAGGGGGAGCGGCGGTGAAGAGGGGGAGTCAATGAGGGTGGTGGATGGTTTGAGGATAAAGACGGAGAGGATGGAAGAGTGGACGGGGGCTGATACCCAGGAAGAAGGGAGCGGGGCGGAAGAGGGAGCAGCCATGATGATTGACACGTCCGGGTGCAGCTCGCTGGTGCAGGAGGGTATTGTCACGGGGGCCAAGAGCTCTCAGCCCTCCAGCAGCTTCAGTGAGACTGAGAG GTTTAGTCCTACTggcagtgtggtggtgatggcaGAGAGACCGAGAGCCAAGTGTGAGTCACCCAGCAGAGTAGACGACCAGTGCCATCCCAACTCGCAG GGGGAGGAGCAGGCTGTGTTGGGCGGCTACGAGGAGTACCTGCGTGAACAGGTGGCTGACCGCTGGTGCCACTACAACCCTCGACTCACCTGCATCTACTGCTGCAAGTCCTTCAACCAGAAGGGCAGCCTGGACCGCCACATGAGGCTGCACATGGGCATCACACCTTTCGTGTGCCGCATCTGTGGCAAGAAATACACCCGCAAGGACCAGCTCGAGTACCACATCCGCAAGCACACAGGAAACAAGCCCTTCCATTGCCATGTCTGCGGGAAGAGCTTCCCCTTCCAGGCCATCCTCAACCAGCACTTCCGCAAGAACCACCCGGGCTGCGGCCCTCAAGAGGTGGCCCACAGCGCCTCCCCAGAGACCACCACTGTCTCTTCCCGGGGGGAGCAGAACGAGGAGGGGTCGCCCAGCCAGGAGGAGCCAGATGGGGGTGGAGGTGGGGCCTCTTTCAGAGAGGGTGTCCAGGCCTCTGTCTCCACCACTGGGCCTGATTGA